The Geotalea uraniireducens Rf4 genome window below encodes:
- a CDS encoding GspE/PulE/PilB domain-containing protein, whose translation MGITLLDMLLDAGLINREQFDEALKNRVLYGGKIGTSLIELGYVREDDLARFLSKKLAVPFIDADRLLTIPPEIIRLIPRNIALTYGVIPIHRDKKRLFLVMSDPADLKAIDEISFITGFIINPVTAPEVRLVQALGKYYDYEVDRRYAQIIRRIEEEKPTAKPTTTVPRPAPARMETPYVPASATSNSPTFTKINEDELEEVEIIDHEEWVNRVGHYSIDNVSQTLAKVGDREEIAGILIGYLGQEFERVALFVIRGDAAFGWKGVYRGETIGDFDKLVIPFIDQSVLKTVADGMGYYLGAIPDTPENDLMINAMGGEKPKAALLLPLVVSGRVVMILYVEGGETDLGERFVELHRLLAKAVLAFEILIFREKILML comes from the coding sequence ATGGGCATCACTCTTTTGGACATGCTGCTCGATGCCGGGCTGATTAACAGGGAACAGTTCGACGAAGCCCTGAAAAACCGGGTCTTGTACGGAGGGAAGATCGGCACAAGCCTGATCGAACTGGGCTATGTCCGGGAGGACGACCTCGCCCGGTTCCTGAGCAAGAAGCTGGCCGTTCCCTTTATCGACGCAGACCGTCTCCTGACGATCCCCCCTGAGATCATCCGGTTGATTCCCCGCAATATCGCCCTTACCTACGGGGTAATCCCTATCCATCGCGACAAGAAGCGCCTCTTCCTGGTCATGTCCGATCCCGCCGACCTGAAAGCCATCGACGAGATTTCCTTCATTACCGGATTCATCATCAATCCGGTCACAGCCCCGGAGGTGCGGCTCGTCCAGGCGCTGGGGAAATACTATGACTACGAGGTCGATCGCCGCTACGCGCAGATCATCAGGCGGATAGAAGAGGAAAAGCCGACAGCGAAGCCGACGACCACTGTTCCACGTCCCGCTCCGGCAAGGATGGAAACGCCATATGTCCCGGCATCAGCCACGTCAAACTCCCCGACTTTTACAAAAATCAATGAAGATGAACTGGAAGAGGTCGAGATTATCGATCATGAAGAATGGGTCAATCGGGTCGGTCATTACTCCATCGACAATGTCTCCCAAACCCTTGCCAAGGTCGGGGATCGGGAGGAAATCGCCGGCATCCTCATCGGTTACCTGGGCCAGGAATTCGAACGGGTAGCCCTGTTTGTGATCAGGGGGGATGCGGCCTTCGGCTGGAAAGGGGTATACCGAGGAGAAACGATCGGGGATTTCGATAAACTGGTCATCCCTTTCATCGATCAGTCGGTGCTCAAGACCGTGGCAGACGGTATGGGTTACTATCTCGGCGCGATTCCCGATACCCCGGAGAACGACCTGATGATAAACGCCATGGGGGGAGAAAAGCCCAAAGCAGCGTTACTTCTCCCCCTCGTCGTCTCGGGGCGGGTGGTTATGATCCTCTACGTGGAAGGTGGAGAAACGGACCTCGGAGAACGATTCGTCGAACTGCACCGGCTGCTGGCAAAGGCCGTGCTCGCCTTCGAAATCCTGATTTTCCGCGAAAAGATCCTCATGCTTTAA
- a CDS encoding phage holin family protein — MKQLIIKWIINSTALLVVAHVVSGVTLDNWMTVFAAAVVLGLLNAFLRPVLIFLTLPVTVLTLGIFTLFINAFLFYLASHLVRGFHVAGFGRAFIAALVFSIVSFLLSLFIGANGRR, encoded by the coding sequence GTGAAACAGCTCATCATCAAATGGATTATAAACAGCACGGCACTCCTCGTGGTTGCCCATGTTGTTTCGGGGGTCACCCTCGATAACTGGATGACCGTCTTTGCCGCTGCCGTTGTCCTGGGATTGCTCAACGCCTTCCTCCGGCCGGTGCTCATATTTCTCACCCTGCCGGTGACGGTCCTCACCCTCGGCATTTTCACCCTCTTCATCAACGCCTTCCTCTTTTACCTTGCGTCCCACCTTGTTCGCGGATTTCATGTTGCAGGCTTCGGGCGGGCCTTTATAGCTGCGCTCGTCTTCAGTATCGTCAGCTTCCTGTTGAGCCTGTTTATCGGAGCCAATGGCAGGAGATAA
- a CDS encoding PAS domain S-box protein: MQFELRLRESEELFHIQVEGVKDYAVFMLDTQGNVLNWNAGAERLKGYRDEEIIGKHFSCFYTEEERAAGKPGEELKKAAAEGRVADEGWRIRKDGSRFWADVIITALHDENGNLRGFSIVTRDNTERKKTEDALRFSEERYRALFRDNPTMIVTLDTKWKMLSVNPFCASQLGYTTNELEGQSVLNLFHEDDRPAVTEQLQMCLRNPDQVYHWQFRKIRKDGSLLWVEETAQAVYDLGGALNVLVVSQDITERKRAEEEQEQLLVQLDAVLNSINEGVIISDLEGNVLTMNPSALAIHEYENVEQVRRQLHLYQETFELSDLDGHPVPFEQWPQARALRGERFADYEVSVRRKDTDKSWIGSYSGTPVQTKSGDIILSVVTLRDITERKRVEEALRESENKFSKVFQTTPSILVITSLADGRYLEVNEAFERVMGYRRDEVIGRTSMELHIWQNPEDRAIVLRMLAEGKKVHDMEIGLRNKSGTILVGLYSTEIIEIGAEQCLLNVLNDITARKKAEEELRHSEERYRRLYNDTPVMLHSIDHDGRLVSVSNYWLETLGYERSEVLGRLSTEFLTAASRYYATEFVLPEYYRTGSCKEVPYQMVKKNGEILDVLLSAIAERDSEGKVVRSLAVIVDVTDRKQADEEIERLNTDLAARAAELEAANRELEAFNYTVAHDLRKPLTVVNGYCQAIQELCGDKLGEQCKGFLREAYDGTWRMNRLIDALLNFSRLAHVETRRETVDFSAMAHEVAAELKLAEPKRRVTFLIADGVSADGDAALLRVVLDNLLGNAWKYSGMREETVIEFSATEIDGMPVYFVRDNGVGFNKADADKLFVPFQRLPGAEECKGFGIGLATVEKIIRRHGGKVWAKGEPGNGATFYFTLSGDKTI, translated from the coding sequence ATGCAGTTTGAGTTGCGTCTTCGGGAAAGCGAGGAGCTGTTTCATATACAGGTGGAGGGGGTGAAGGACTACGCGGTTTTCATGCTCGATACTCAGGGAAATGTCCTGAATTGGAATGCGGGCGCTGAGCGCTTGAAGGGTTATCGGGACGAGGAGATTATCGGTAAACATTTCTCCTGTTTCTATACCGAAGAGGAGCGGGCTGCCGGCAAGCCCGGAGAAGAACTCAAAAAAGCCGCGGCCGAGGGGCGGGTTGCAGATGAGGGGTGGCGGATCCGCAAGGACGGGAGCCGGTTCTGGGCCGATGTGATAATAACGGCGCTCCACGATGAAAACGGGAACCTGCGGGGGTTCTCAATAGTGACGCGCGACAACACCGAACGAAAAAAGACGGAAGATGCCCTGCGTTTCAGCGAAGAACGTTATCGGGCCTTGTTTCGCGACAACCCGACCATGATCGTTACCCTCGATACCAAGTGGAAGATGCTCTCGGTCAATCCATTTTGCGCAAGCCAATTGGGCTACACGACAAATGAACTGGAAGGTCAATCGGTACTGAATCTGTTCCATGAAGACGACCGCCCTGCCGTGACCGAGCAGCTACAGATGTGTTTGCGGAACCCAGATCAGGTGTATCACTGGCAGTTTCGCAAGATCCGCAAAGACGGGAGCCTGCTCTGGGTGGAGGAAACAGCGCAGGCGGTGTATGACCTGGGCGGCGCGCTCAACGTCCTGGTAGTCAGTCAGGACATCACCGAGCGCAAGCGGGCAGAAGAGGAACAGGAACAACTGCTGGTGCAACTCGACGCTGTCCTGAACAGCATCAACGAAGGAGTTATCATCTCCGACCTCGAGGGCAACGTGCTGACAATGAACCCGTCGGCACTGGCCATCCACGAATATGAAAATGTCGAGCAGGTCCGGCGGCAGCTGCACCTGTACCAGGAGACCTTCGAACTGTCCGACCTTGATGGACACCCGGTGCCGTTCGAACAATGGCCACAGGCCCGCGCGCTCCGCGGCGAACGGTTTGCCGACTACGAGGTGAGCGTCCGACGCAAGGATACGGATAAATCGTGGATCGGCAGCTATAGCGGCACACCTGTGCAGACCAAGTCGGGTGACATCATCCTCTCCGTCGTCACGTTGCGCGACATCACCGAGCGCAAACGAGTGGAGGAGGCGCTACGGGAATCGGAGAACAAGTTCTCCAAGGTCTTCCAAACGACGCCGAGCATCCTCGTCATAACGTCCCTGGCAGACGGGAGGTACCTGGAGGTCAACGAGGCCTTCGAACGGGTGATGGGCTACCGCCGCGACGAGGTGATCGGCCGTACTTCGATGGAGCTCCACATCTGGCAGAACCCGGAAGATCGGGCCATTGTACTCCGGATGCTCGCTGAAGGAAAGAAAGTACATGACATGGAGATCGGCTTAAGGAACAAATCGGGAACCATTCTAGTCGGCCTCTATTCGACGGAGATCATCGAAATCGGCGCGGAACAATGTCTGTTGAACGTGTTGAACGACATCACCGCCCGCAAGAAGGCGGAAGAAGAGCTGCGCCACAGCGAGGAGCGCTATCGCCGTCTCTACAACGATACCCCGGTCATGCTCCATTCCATCGATCATGACGGGCGGTTGGTCAGCGTCAGCAATTACTGGCTCGAAACTCTCGGCTATGAGAGAAGCGAGGTGCTCGGCCGGCTATCCACGGAATTTCTCACGGCGGCATCCCGTTACTACGCCACCGAGTTTGTTCTTCCCGAATATTACCGGACCGGCTCCTGTAAGGAAGTGCCGTACCAGATGGTGAAGAAGAACGGCGAGATCCTGGACGTCCTCCTTTCCGCCATAGCGGAACGGGACAGCGAGGGGAAGGTCGTCCGCTCGCTCGCCGTCATAGTTGATGTGACCGATCGCAAGCAGGCGGATGAGGAGATCGAACGGCTGAACACCGACCTGGCGGCACGGGCCGCCGAGCTGGAGGCCGCCAACCGGGAACTGGAGGCGTTCAACTACACGGTTGCCCACGATCTGCGCAAGCCGTTGACCGTGGTAAACGGCTATTGCCAGGCAATCCAGGAGCTGTGTGGCGACAAACTCGGCGAGCAGTGCAAGGGTTTCCTCCGGGAGGCTTACGACGGCACCTGGCGCATGAACCGACTTATCGATGCCCTGCTCAACTTCTCTCGCCTGGCCCACGTTGAGACGCGCCGGGAAACGGTTGATTTCTCCGCCATGGCGCATGAGGTTGCCGCGGAGCTGAAGCTGGCCGAGCCGAAGCGCCGGGTCACGTTTCTTATCGCCGACGGGGTTAGTGCCGACGGGGATGCCGCCCTCTTGCGGGTGGTCCTGGATAACCTCCTCGGCAACGCCTGGAAGTACTCCGGCATGCGGGAGGAGACGGTCATTGAGTTCAGCGCGACGGAGATCGACGGGATGCCGGTTTATTTCGTCCGGGACAACGGAGTCGGTTTTAACAAGGCGGACGCGGACAAACTCTTTGTCCCATTCCAGCGCCTCCCCGGCGCCGAAGAATGCAAAGGTTTCGGTATCGGTCTGGCCACGGTGGAGAAGATCATCCGGCGCCATGGCGGGAAGGTCTGGGCCAAGGGGGAGCCGGGCAATGGGGCGACCTTCTATTTTACGTTGAGCGGTGACAAAACCATCTGA
- a CDS encoding radical SAM protein, with product MSPSPQKEPTIEPSYIRLHKSGELARRVEAFLEILADCTLCPWHCHVNRLEGEKGVCRVGALPMVSSYGPHFGEERPLVGVHGSGTIFLTYCNMKCVFCQNYDISHLGEGREVQVDELGEMMLSLWRQGCHNINFVTPSHQAAQILTALPYAIDRGLNIPLVYNCGGYEEPATLRLLDGIFDIYMPDFKYGDSATALLLSGIPHYVVTAKEALKEMHRQVGDLVMDERGIAVRGLLVRHLVLPAGLAGTRQVMEFIAREISPDTYVNIMDQYRPCFKASEHPSMNRRITSGEFEEAVAIAREEGIRRLDGITV from the coding sequence ATGAGTCCTTCTCCGCAGAAAGAACCGACAATTGAGCCAAGTTACATCCGTCTTCACAAGAGCGGTGAGCTCGCCAGGCGTGTCGAGGCCTTCCTGGAAATCCTTGCCGACTGTACCCTCTGCCCGTGGCACTGCCATGTCAACCGTCTCGAAGGAGAAAAAGGGGTGTGCCGGGTCGGGGCACTACCAATGGTTTCCAGTTATGGCCCACATTTCGGCGAGGAGCGCCCCCTCGTGGGGGTGCACGGCAGCGGCACCATCTTCCTTACCTACTGCAACATGAAGTGCGTCTTCTGCCAGAACTACGATATCAGCCACCTGGGGGAGGGACGTGAGGTGCAGGTTGACGAACTGGGGGAGATGATGTTGTCACTCTGGCGCCAGGGATGCCACAACATCAATTTCGTTACCCCCTCCCACCAGGCCGCTCAGATCCTTACGGCGCTGCCGTACGCCATCGATCGGGGGCTCAACATCCCTCTCGTCTACAACTGCGGCGGCTATGAAGAGCCGGCAACTCTGCGCCTTCTCGACGGTATCTTCGACATCTACATGCCCGACTTCAAATACGGCGACAGTGCGACGGCACTTCTGCTCTCCGGCATCCCCCACTATGTCGTAACAGCCAAAGAGGCCCTGAAGGAGATGCATCGCCAGGTAGGGGACCTGGTCATGGACGAAAGGGGGATTGCCGTACGCGGCCTCCTCGTCCGGCACCTGGTCTTGCCTGCCGGACTCGCCGGCACCCGCCAGGTAATGGAATTTATCGCCCGGGAGATATCTCCCGACACCTACGTCAACATCATGGACCAGTACCGCCCCTGCTTCAAGGCCTCTGAGCACCCGTCGATGAACAGGAGGATAACCAGCGGTGAATTCGAGGAAGCGGTGGCAATCGCCCGGGAAGAAGGGATTCGCAGACTGGACGGAATCACAGTATGA
- a CDS encoding thioredoxin domain-containing protein, protein MSGNDLKDENVRIKRLIELDKSTLPSDGGPEFNRLIFAMSPYLLQHATNPVDWYPWGEDAFAKAAADDKPIFLSIGYATCHWCHVMEHEAFEDREVAAVFNRFFICIKVDREERPDIDEQYMAVAQMMTGSGGWPLNIFMTPEKKPFFAATYMPRTPRMGMPGIIQILERVAELWRTERQKLEQDSDVTIEALTHHFQPHPGSLPDMVLVQNAYQQLTEMYDDLWGGFGNVPKFPMPLYLTFLLRFWKRSGNGASLAMVEHTLRMLRQGGIYDQIGFGFHRYAVDRQWLVPHFEKMLYDQALIAIGYLDAFQATAVPFYRQVAEEVFAYVLGEMTSPEGGFFAGQDADTEGEEGNYYIWTPAEIAAAIGHDEAQVFCRLFDVTEKGNFEGRNILHLPVPPETFAAREAILTEVLTADLERWRHTLLKVRGNRIRPFRDEKVLTAWNGLMIAALARGYALSGEERFLAAAKRAAAFIGTRLTSPGGRLMRSFHLGEASVPAFLDDYAFFVWGLIELHQVTLEPEFLDSARFLADEMLRLFHSGKGGLYETGLDSEQLPVIRQSARDGVLPSGNSVAAFDLFRLGRITGDGRFLESGEAVVRTFMGDVTRQPLASLNFLSASDYHLGPEVTVTLAGNREELGGMLDAVHRRFIPNLALRYGGEGGESPTVGGLPTAYVCAKGACRPSVTRADALGALLDELG, encoded by the coding sequence ATGAGCGGCAATGATCTGAAGGACGAAAACGTACGCATCAAGCGCCTGATCGAGCTCGACAAAAGCACCCTGCCGTCCGACGGTGGACCGGAGTTCAACCGTCTGATCTTCGCCATGAGCCCCTATCTCCTCCAGCATGCCACTAATCCGGTCGACTGGTACCCCTGGGGGGAGGATGCCTTTGCAAAGGCAGCTGCCGATGACAAACCGATTTTCCTTTCCATCGGCTATGCCACCTGCCACTGGTGTCACGTCATGGAGCACGAGGCGTTCGAAGACCGTGAAGTAGCCGCGGTATTCAATCGCTTTTTTATCTGCATCAAGGTGGACCGGGAGGAGCGGCCGGACATCGACGAGCAGTACATGGCTGTGGCACAGATGATGACCGGCAGCGGCGGCTGGCCTCTCAACATCTTCATGACCCCCGAGAAAAAGCCGTTCTTTGCCGCCACGTACATGCCACGAACGCCGCGCATGGGGATGCCGGGGATCATTCAGATCCTTGAAAGGGTGGCCGAACTCTGGCGCACGGAGCGGCAGAAACTGGAGCAAGATTCAGATGTCACCATCGAGGCCCTGACCCACCATTTTCAGCCTCATCCCGGCAGCCTGCCTGACATGGTGTTGGTGCAAAACGCCTACCAGCAGTTGACGGAGATGTACGACGACCTGTGGGGAGGGTTCGGTAACGTTCCCAAGTTCCCCATGCCCCTTTACCTCACCTTTCTTCTCCGCTTCTGGAAGAGGAGCGGCAATGGCGCATCTCTTGCCATGGTGGAGCATACCCTCCGCATGCTCCGCCAGGGTGGGATATACGACCAAATCGGTTTCGGCTTCCACCGCTACGCCGTCGACCGGCAGTGGCTTGTCCCCCACTTCGAAAAAATGCTCTACGATCAGGCCCTCATAGCCATTGGGTATCTGGATGCCTTCCAGGCGACCGCTGTTCCCTTTTACCGGCAGGTGGCGGAAGAGGTTTTCGCCTACGTGCTCGGGGAGATGACCTCACCGGAGGGGGGCTTCTTTGCCGGGCAGGACGCCGACACGGAGGGGGAGGAGGGGAACTACTACATCTGGACGCCGGCCGAAATCGCGGCCGCCATCGGTCATGACGAAGCGCAGGTTTTCTGCCGGCTCTTCGACGTCACCGAAAAGGGAAATTTCGAGGGGCGGAACATCCTCCATCTCCCCGTTCCCCCTGAGACCTTTGCGGCCAGGGAGGCGATACTCACCGAGGTGCTCACCGCCGACTTGGAACGATGGCGGCATACGCTCCTCAAGGTGAGGGGAAACCGTATCCGTCCGTTCCGGGACGAAAAAGTGCTTACCGCCTGGAACGGCCTCATGATCGCTGCCTTGGCGAGGGGGTACGCCCTTTCCGGCGAGGAGCGCTTCCTGGCGGCAGCGAAGCGGGCCGCAGCCTTTATCGGAACAAGACTGACCTCCCCCGGCGGCAGGCTCATGCGCAGTTTCCATTTGGGAGAGGCCTCCGTACCCGCCTTCCTCGATGATTATGCCTTTTTTGTCTGGGGGCTCATCGAACTTCACCAGGTGACCCTTGAGCCTGAATTCCTCGACAGCGCACGTTTCCTGGCCGACGAGATGCTACGCCTCTTCCACAGCGGAAAGGGCGGGCTCTATGAAACCGGCCTCGACAGCGAACAACTCCCCGTGATACGGCAGAGCGCCCGTGACGGAGTCCTTCCATCAGGCAACAGCGTGGCTGCCTTTGACCTGTTCCGCCTTGGTCGGATTACCGGTGATGGCCGGTTCCTTGAGTCGGGCGAGGCCGTTGTCCGGACCTTCATGGGGGATGTCACCCGGCAGCCGCTCGCCTCCCTCAATTTCCTCTCAGCCTCTGACTATCACCTGGGGCCGGAGGTGACGGTTACCCTTGCGGGAAATAGGGAAGAGTTGGGGGGGATGCTTGATGCCGTCCACCGCCGTTTCATTCCGAATCTGGCCCTCCGTTATGGAGGCGAAGGTGGAGAGTCCCCGACTGTCGGCGGCCTCCCCACCGCCTACGTCTGTGCCAAGGGTGCCTGTCGGCCGTCGGTGACCAGGGCTGATGCGCTCGGAGCGCTGCTCGATGAGCTAGGATAA
- the sppA gene encoding signal peptide peptidase SppA gives MKIKWLLFGLAVVMLIFIFFVASLYIATTITGEKTDFVGKEGIGLVEVKGIILDSQETVKQLFDFKKNENVKAVVLRIESPGGVVGPSQEIYDAVKKLALKKKVVVSMGSVAASGGYYIAAPATKIFANPGTITGSIGVLMKFSNIEGLMDKIGMKAFTIKTGKYKDVGSPVRTMSVEDKAMLQGVIDSTHGQFVKAVAEGRKLPLEQVKTLADGRIYSGEQALALKLVDNLGTMQDAIEEAGKLAGIKGEPHVITPPKKKKVLLDILMEETADRIGGLVKQENGLSVNYEMSGKLGQ, from the coding sequence ATGAAAATTAAATGGCTCTTGTTCGGATTGGCTGTCGTCATGTTGATATTTATCTTCTTTGTGGCGTCGCTATACATTGCTACCACCATTACGGGGGAGAAGACGGATTTTGTTGGGAAAGAGGGTATTGGTCTTGTTGAGGTGAAGGGAATTATCCTTGACTCTCAAGAAACGGTAAAGCAGTTGTTTGATTTCAAAAAGAACGAAAACGTCAAGGCGGTTGTTTTACGTATTGAGTCACCAGGCGGTGTAGTGGGGCCATCACAAGAGATTTATGATGCCGTAAAAAAACTGGCCTTGAAGAAGAAAGTAGTGGTATCCATGGGGAGCGTTGCCGCTTCAGGCGGTTATTATATAGCCGCGCCTGCGACGAAGATATTTGCGAATCCAGGGACCATCACCGGCAGTATCGGCGTCTTGATGAAGTTCTCAAATATCGAAGGACTGATGGATAAAATCGGAATGAAGGCCTTTACCATTAAGACTGGTAAATATAAAGACGTTGGATCACCGGTCCGGACCATGTCGGTAGAGGATAAGGCCATGCTGCAAGGTGTAATTGACAGCACTCACGGTCAGTTTGTTAAAGCAGTTGCCGAGGGGAGAAAGTTACCTCTGGAACAGGTGAAAACGCTGGCCGATGGACGCATATACTCTGGTGAGCAGGCACTTGCACTTAAACTAGTCGACAATCTCGGCACAATGCAGGATGCCATAGAGGAGGCAGGGAAGTTGGCTGGGATTAAAGGCGAGCCGCATGTTATCACTCCTCCGAAGAAAAAGAAGGTTTTACTCGATATATTGATGGAGGAGACTGCTGACAGAATAGGTGGTTTAGTCAAGCAGGAAAATGGTTTAAGTGTGAATTATGAAATGAGTGGAAAATTGGGACAGTAA
- a CDS encoding metallophosphoesterase family protein, with amino-acid sequence MKILIFSDSHGNYPLAIKALDNAGQVDQVIHLGDGADDAQIIEDLLRQKVITVAGNCDFKTSIPRDIQITIDHMKLFITHGHKYNVKMGLKQLYNKAIAEQTSIVLYGHTHIAAIETINNITFINPGCLSQSCTFTSYAILSIISGKVSAEIVEIR; translated from the coding sequence ATGAAAATCCTTATTTTCTCAGATTCCCATGGCAATTATCCACTGGCAATCAAGGCGCTGGATAACGCTGGTCAGGTTGACCAGGTCATTCACCTCGGCGATGGAGCGGATGACGCCCAAATTATCGAAGATCTTTTGCGACAAAAGGTCATCACCGTTGCTGGTAATTGCGACTTCAAGACGTCCATACCGAGAGACATCCAAATAACGATCGACCATATGAAGTTATTTATTACGCACGGTCACAAGTATAATGTCAAAATGGGACTTAAGCAACTTTACAACAAAGCAATTGCTGAACAAACATCAATAGTGCTCTATGGACACACCCATATTGCAGCTATTGAGACAATAAATAACATAACATTCATAAATCCAGGCTGCCTAAGTCAAAGCTGCACCTTTACCAGTTATGCCATCCTCAGTATTATTTCCGGGAAAGTATCTGCAGAAATTGTGGAAATACGCTAG
- a CDS encoding response regulator, which produces MGKILIIDDDAAFLNFLSSYIREFYPLLDVETCTNPLKALSAMKKKKIDLLLVDLEMPMLDGTKIFKYATEAGIDKNRIVILSGRDADYLHEHFPMGTCLAVLNKYEAKQKAVLDMIFSSMQRKAAG; this is translated from the coding sequence ATGGGGAAAATATTGATAATTGATGATGACGCAGCTTTCTTAAATTTTCTAAGCAGTTATATAAGGGAATTCTATCCGCTTCTGGATGTTGAAACGTGTACAAATCCGTTAAAGGCTTTGAGTGCCATGAAGAAAAAAAAGATCGATCTATTGTTGGTTGATCTGGAGATGCCGATGCTCGACGGCACTAAAATATTCAAATATGCAACAGAAGCCGGGATCGATAAAAATAGAATAGTAATACTGTCAGGACGTGATGCCGATTATCTGCACGAGCACTTTCCCATGGGGACTTGTCTTGCAGTACTGAATAAATATGAAGCGAAGCAGAAGGCGGTGCTGGATATGATTTTCAGCTCCATGCAAAGAAAGGCTGCCGGTTAA
- a CDS encoding ABC transporter substrate-binding protein, producing the protein MPLKFYCYLILILLVMTVAAPTHAARKLVAAVLTSDLPRYREAHKAFIRTLAQKGYDQSNIEIITQTPNPDPISWANTIRKFNAIGADIIITYGAPVTLAAMRESDSIPIVFVDVYGPVETGITRSMTVPGGNFTGVSSKVPMVTLIKAAQEVKPIRTLGVLYNSREIGSVVQLKELKRIGAQMGFAVVEMNVSSTTMLDNALSSLLSSRVDWLYLSESTPVSRSFEKIIRRTNESKIPVISHVPDASDKGALVALEINSLEQGQIAGDYAAKILAGKKPAHMAISTPKKIDLIVNLKVAKLLDLHVPIQVLNVATRVLK; encoded by the coding sequence ATGCCGTTGAAATTTTATTGTTATTTAATACTTATTTTGCTTGTAATGACAGTTGCTGCACCGACCCATGCTGCAAGAAAGCTCGTTGCTGCTGTTTTAACAAGCGACCTCCCTCGCTACAGAGAAGCTCATAAGGCTTTTATCAGGACACTTGCTCAGAAAGGCTATGATCAAAGCAATATCGAGATTATTACTCAGACTCCAAACCCTGACCCAATTTCCTGGGCCAACACAATTAGAAAATTTAATGCAATAGGTGCTGATATTATCATTACTTACGGTGCTCCGGTAACGCTGGCAGCCATGCGCGAGTCTGATAGTATTCCCATAGTATTTGTCGATGTCTACGGGCCTGTGGAAACTGGTATAACAAGAAGTATGACAGTGCCGGGCGGGAACTTTACCGGGGTCAGCTCGAAAGTACCCATGGTCACGTTGATAAAAGCCGCTCAGGAAGTCAAACCGATCAGAACCCTCGGTGTTTTATACAATTCCAGAGAAATTGGTTCCGTTGTTCAGTTGAAGGAACTCAAGCGCATCGGAGCTCAAATGGGTTTTGCTGTTGTAGAGATGAACGTATCTTCTACGACCATGCTTGACAATGCATTGAGTTCTTTGCTCTCATCTCGTGTGGATTGGCTATATTTATCGGAAAGCACGCCGGTAAGTCGCAGTTTTGAAAAAATAATACGTAGGACAAACGAGAGTAAAATACCTGTTATATCCCATGTGCCGGATGCTTCAGATAAAGGAGCGCTCGTTGCCTTGGAAATCAACTCTTTGGAGCAGGGTCAGATTGCAGGTGATTATGCAGCAAAAATACTCGCAGGCAAAAAACCGGCACATATGGCTATAAGCACCCCAAAAAAAATTGATCTTATTGTCAACCTGAAGGTTGCCAAGTTGCTTGACCTTCATGTACCTATACAAGTGTTGAATGTCGCAACGAGGGTGTTGAAGTAA